One window of Branchiostoma lanceolatum isolate klBraLanc5 chromosome 8, klBraLanc5.hap2, whole genome shotgun sequence genomic DNA carries:
- the LOC136440010 gene encoding dynein intermediate chain 3, ciliary-like yields MEIVYVYTKKRLEFGRQCNFSDRPAELHVDLAPDDKLVHDFIEKDPCDSGIQCAQEMSEHEVNTERFESESRGVNHVEGGWPKDVNAQEVEQTIRYRKKVEKDEMYVNTILQLGSVMEHCIRQNNAIDIYEEYFNDTTQESAEEPSSAKTINVFRDPNEIKRTATHLSWYPDGAKKLAVAYSNLEFQRSSPDTSLDSYIWDVENPNKPEMTLKPVSPLVCLEYNPKDSHILMGGCYNGQIAYWDTRKGSQPVELSLVEHSHRDPVYKVIWLQSKTGTECFTASTDGQVLWWDTRKLGEPTEKLILDPTKKMNIDNALGAISLEYEPTMPTKFMVGTEQGSVVNCNRKAKTPADKIVALYTGHHGPIYALQRNPFFPKNFLTVGDWTARIWSEDIRESSIMWTKYHTSYLTDGCWSPVRPAVFFTTKMDGTLDVWDYLFKQKEPTLSLQVCDEALHSVRVQDNGRWLACGSHSGTTTLLELSDGLCVMPRNEKVLVTAMFERETKREKILESRHREMRLKERSKSEQGGGGGEDAEREKEGDEEEEDLVARAEKEFYEAIEAEKKDRAAKEAKRNEALKKENELQGEVIMEEDGEEKLNGHPEKDGGTPDNATE; encoded by the exons ATGGAGATCGTGTACGTCTACACCAAGAAGAGGCTCGAGTTCGGCCGGCAGTGCAACTTCTCGGACCGCCCCGCCGAGTTGCACGTTGACCTGGCGCCGGACGACAAGCTAGTCCACGACTTCATCGAGAAGGACCCTTGTGACTCTGGGATACAGTGTGCACAGGAGATGTCAGAACATGAG GTGAATACTGAACGTTTTGAGTCGGAGAGTCGCGGCGTGAACCACGTGGAGGGCGGCTGGCCCAAGGACGTGAACGCACAGGAAGTGGAACAGACCATCCGATACCGTAAGAAGGTGGAGAAGGACGAGATGTACGTCAACACCATCCTGCAGCTGGGCAGT GTGATGGAACACTGCATCAGGCAAAACAACGCCATTGACATCTACGAGGAATACTTTAACGACACGACACAGGAGTCCGCAGAGGAGCCGTCATCCGCTAAAACCATCAATGTCTTCAG AGATCCGAACGAGATCAAGCGCACAGCGACCCACCTGTCCTGGTACCCAGACGGTGCTAAGAAGTTGGCGGTGGCGTACTCCAACCTGGAGTTCCAGCGGTCGTCTCCTGACACCAGCCTGGACTCTTACATCTGGGACGTTG agAACCCCAACAAGCCAGAGATGACCCTGAAGCCTGTCTCCCCTCTGGTGTGCCTGGAGTACAACCCTAAGGACTCTCACATCCTCATGGGCGGCTGCTACAACGGCCAGATCGCGTACTGGGACACGCGGAAGGGCAGCCAGCCCGTGGAGCTGTCGTTGGTGGAACATTCTCACCGCGACCCCGTGTACAAGGTCATCTGGTTACAGTCCAAGACCGGCACGGAGTGTTTCACAGCCTCGACTGATGGGCAG GTCCTGTGGTGGGACACCCGTAAGCTGGGTGAGCCCACAGAGAAGCTGATCTTGGATCCCACCAAGAAGATGAACATTGACAACGCACTGGGTGCCATCTCACTGGAGTATGAACCCACCATG CCCACCAAGTTCATGGTCGGTACGGAGCAGGGTTCTGTGGTGAACTGTAACAGGAAGGCCAAGACTCCGGCAGACAAGATCGTAGCCCTGTACACCGGTCACCACGGGCCCATCTATGCACTACAG AGAAACCCGTTCTTCCCTAAGAACTTCCTGACAGTTGGAGACTGGACTGCAAGG ATCTGGTCTGAGGACATCAGAGAATCATCTATCATGTGGACCAA ATACCACACGTCGTACCTGACTGACGGGTGTTGGAGCCCCGTCCGCCCCGCCGTGTTCTTCACTACCAAGATGGACGGCACCTTAGACGTCTGGGACTACCTCTTCAAGCAGAAGGAGCCCACCCTTAGTCTCCAG GTGTGCGATGAAGCCCTGCACAGCGTACGCGTCCAGGACAACGGGCGCTGGCTGGCGTGCGGCTCTCACAGTGGTACGACCACGCTGCTGGAGCTCTCGGACGGACTGTGTGTCATGCCGCGTAACGAGAAAGTCCTGGTTACAGCG ATGTTTGAGCGCGAGACCAAGCGTGAGAAGATCCTGGAGTCGCGCCACCGAGAGATGAGGCTGAAGGAGCGCAGTAAGAGCGAGCAGGGCGGCGGCGGGGGCGAGGACGCGGAGCGGGAGAAGGAGGgcgatgaggaggaggaggacctCGTGGCACGCGCTGAGAAG GAATTCTATGAAGCCATCGAGGCAGAGAAGAAGGACAGAGCTGCAAAGGAGGCCAAGAGGAACGAAGCCCTGAAGAAGGAGAATGAACTACAG ggTGAGGTGATAATGGAGGAAGATGGGGAGGAGAAGCTGAATGGACACCCAGAGAAGGATGGAGGG ACCCCAGACAATGCGACAGAGTGA
- the LOC136439936 gene encoding E3 ubiquitin-protein ligase NRDP1-like has translation MGVELTSVVGDVDESLICPLCNMVLLDPVMAHCQHVFCQDCVSRKRMTSAVCPVCATPFIERFVPAPRELQSALQALQMRCNLGCGETCTIGGLAEHMEECPLLFLDCPYKSRGCKDILQRRDMAAHLEDCNFRYVDCEACGHRTLFCDLFTHQKAKKCMEQKLKREVVDSVRRSRGQVRCHRKELTEDIHYRDQQQRRWLKSRLSWSRSRGIERSMSQPAVMTLSDWNSGEVFLTAVPQTAPSGARPDTHLARSDSDLTNITSPDDRPQTDMVITNSTPVLKCRRCNRRFREAKNNNTACCWHQGPVVELFGGTCQTCGRLDTQEGCLLGFHIS, from the exons ATGGGTGTAGAGCTGACCAGTGTGGTTGGGGACGTGGATGAGTCTCTCATCTGCCCCCTGTGTAACATGGTGCTACTGGACCCTGTCATGGCGCACTGTCAGCACGTCTTCTGTCAGGACTGCGTCTCACGGAAACGCATGACGTCCGCCGTCTGTCCCGTCTGCGCAACCCCATTCATAGAAAG ATTCGTTCCTGCGCCACGGGAACTACAGTCAGCCCTGCAGGCGTTACAGATGCGGTGCAACCTAGGCTGTGGAGAAACGTGTACCATAGGAGGTCTAGCTGAACACATGGAGGAGTGCCCGCTCTTGTTCTTAGACTGTCCCTACAAGTCAAGAGGATGCAAAGACATCTTGCAGCGGAGAGACATGGCAGCACATTTGGAAGACTGTAACTTTCGTTACGTGGACTGCGAGGCGTGCGGACATAGGACGCTGTTCTGTGACCTGTTCACGCACCAGAAGGCTAAAAAGTGTATGGAGCAGAAACTGAAGAGAGAAGTGGTGGACAGTGTCCGGAGGTCACGCGGACAGGTCAGATGTCATCGTAAGGAACTGACGGAGGACATTCACTACAGGGATCAGCAGCAAAGGCG CTGGTTGAAGAGCCGCCTGTCCTGGTCTAGAAGCCGTGGCATCGAGCGGTCCATGTCCCAGCCGGCCGTCATGACGCTATCGGACTGGAACAGCGGAGAGGTGTTCCTGACCGCGGTGCCTCAGACGGCTCCGTCAGGCGCACGGCCGGACACACACCTGGCCAGGTCCGATAGCGACCTGACCAACATCACCTCGCCTGATGACAGACCTCAGACAGACATGGTCATCACCAACAGTACTCCCGTCCTGAAGTGTAGAAGATGCAATAG GAGATTCAGAGAAGCGAAGAACAACAACACCGCCTGCTGCTGGCATCAAGGG CCTGTTGTGGAACTGTTTGGGGGGACGTGCCAAACATGTGGACGGCTGGACACACAAGAGGGCTGTCTGCTGGGATTTCACATCTCATAA
- the LOC136439939 gene encoding NADH dehydrogenase [ubiquinone] 1 beta subcomplex subunit 8, mitochondrial-like, whose product MAAVGRLGSAAIRSFLWRRTALLSSVRCLSKDELPGPYPRTPEEWAAAAEKYGMRAEDYQPYPDDGTGYGDYPMLPEEGVESKDPWVDWDDKWHRRNFGEAPHVHMDAYTRQRVNPSQKYVVPWKQMIAALLGFLGFNAAMLYFGQVYKHVVPVAPKQFPYNDLYLEQGGDPDKIPEEDIKHYDFPKS is encoded by the exons atggcggcggttGGGAGGCTTGGCAGTGCGGCCATCAGGTCGTTTCTGTGGCGAAGAACGGCACTTCTCAGCTCCGTACGGTGTC TGTCTAAGGACGAGCTGCCAGGCCCGTACCCCAGGACCCCAGAGGAATGGGCTGCTGCAGCTGAGAAGTACGGCATGAGGGCGGAGGACTACCAGCCCTACCCTGATGACGGGACGGGGTACGGAGACTATCCCATGTTACCTGAGGAAGGTGTGGAGTCCAAGGACCCATGGGTCGACTGGGACGACAAGTGGCACAGAAGGAACTTTGGAGAAGCT ccaCATGTTCACATGGACGCATACACCAGGCAAAGGGTCAACCCTAGCCAGAAATATGTAGTGCCGTG GAAACAAATGATTGCTGCCCTCCTTGGCTTCCTTGGCTTCAATGCTGCCATGCTCTATTTTGGACAGGTGTACAAGCATGTTGTACCTGTG GCACCCAAGCAGTTCCCATACAATGACCTGTATCTGGAGCAAGGAGGGGATCCTGACAAGATACCAGAAGAGGACATCAAGCACTATGATTTCCCCAAGTCTTAA